The genome window CACAACAGGCTTTCACCGCTTAGCTATTGCCCACGCTGACTAACCTTTAAGAAGTAGATAAATTAATTTTCTATCTCCTATTCCTTTCTAAACGGGGATTTAGGTAAATTGTCTGGTAGAAAATTTACTTTTTCTCAAGCGCTCTTTTACAAATAATGTTAGATATTTTTCTGGATCATATTTAACATTAGAACAAACAGATTTAGACATATCTCCATTTTCACTTAAAGCTTCCGCCAAGCAACCACCTCCACATAGAGCAAAGACTTCACATTTTTTACACTTATCTTGGTTAAGAGGGTTATAACCTTTCAGTGTTTCTAAGTTCTTTAAGTATGCTTTGTTAGGTTTTTCATCATAAATTGTTCCAATTACAAAATCATCCATTTCACCACTTGTGCCCCAACAAGTAGCTATTCTTCCGTCTGGTAATATATGAAAAACTTTTAAGGAATTAGCTCCACAATGTAGCATCCTTGGAAACGATAGAGGTAAATCTACATTTTTAAATCCTTTAAAGCGAGCTAATTCATGGAATTTTAAAGACATTAACCCCCACTGTGAAGAACTACATGTTAACCCTTCAAGTTTATCTCTTATGGTTTCACAAAAGTTTTGAATTTGATGAAAGCCCAGAATTAAATTACTTTTTTCTGCATATCCATTTTTTTTCAAGTAATCTAATAAGTCATTTATTCCGCTTATATTTTGAGGCCATACATTTATCCTCAAAATAACTTCTTTACAGTACTTCAAGGCATTATCCAAACCTTTAATTACATCCTGGAACGACCCTTCTCCATTTCTATAAGGTCTCATTTTATTATGATAGTATTCGGTGCCATCCATAGTAATTTGAGTAGAAACCCAATTATGTTTTTCAAAAAACCTGCATTTTTCTTCATCCAATAATGAACCATTAGAAATTAATCTTGTTGATAAACGATTCTTACCTACTTGACTTTCTAACT of Petrotoga miotherma DSM 10691 contains these proteins:
- a CDS encoding radical SAM/SPASM domain-containing protein, yielding MKDIVENPNSYLDSNPNVVKYLYENGFIVKNEAIESEILYTNFEKAKNDISLTFVLYLTLNCNFNCVYCFQGEENKNRNITFKKNDSELIVNFIKKKFDASDDEKLTLTLTGGEPLLKFPLIQEIVTKLESQVGKNRLSTRLISNGSLLDEEKCRFFEKHNWVSTQITMDGTEYYHNKMRPYRNGEGSFQDVIKGLDNALKYCKEVILRINVWPQNISGINDLLDYLKKNGYAEKSNLILGFHQIQNFCETIRDKLEGLTCSSSQWGLMSLKFHELARFKGFKNVDLPLSFPRMLHCGANSLKVFHILPDGRIATCWGTSGEMDDFVIGTIYDEKPNKAYLKNLETLKGYNPLNQDKCKKCEVFALCGGGCLAEALSENGDMSKSVCSNVKYDPEKYLTLFVKERLRKSKFSTRQFT